Proteins encoded in a region of the Quercus lobata isolate SW786 chromosome 8, ValleyOak3.0 Primary Assembly, whole genome shotgun sequence genome:
- the LOC115958502 gene encoding F-box protein CPR1-like: MWDSPPPEILTFVLIRLPIKSIITCTSVSKTWKSIIQNPSFISIHLHHSKNKHPLLLFRLPPSEHRVSGKELYALYCDNNNPDLYEHTRFDFPLSGTFRVVGTCNGLVCFTMKFTDRFFFWNPLVRKLVILPTPSVGLRTLRFYNPSIGFGFDPKTDDYKVVRIVSASESESSKVPKVEVYSLATAQWRVVTAVPPTGTAFADRCDPHAFVNGALHCVASKNNIDNEILNFILVFDLGDEVFREIAMPKPLDNPENLVGVSVSAYRNSLALIQWGVSIRCVDIWVMKWYAVASSWTKMFSTLADQGGFLPRPIGFKKTGEVLLEMHKGQFVSRDLETQQIKDLRTIGDKFTFVDSYVESLVLLNKPNCAFAY, from the coding sequence ATGTGGGATTCTCCACCTCCTGAAATCCTAACCTTTGTTCTCATACGGTTACCAATAAAATCCATCATAACTTGCACCTCCGTTTCCAAAACATGGAAATCCATCATCCAAAACCCTTCCTTCATCTCCATCCATCTCCACCACTCCAAAAACAAGCACCCCCTCCTTCTCTTCAGGCTCCCTCCAAGTGAACACAGGGTTAGTGGTAAAGAACTCTACGCATTGTATTGTGACAACAACAACCCGGATTTATATGAACACACCAGGTTTGACTTCCCTCTCAGCGGGACGTTCCGTGTGGTGGGTACTTGTAACGGCTTGGTCTGCTTTACCATGAAATTCACTGACAGGTTCTTTTTCTGGAACCCTCTTGTTAGAAAGCTTGTGATTCTTCCTACACCCAGTGTTGGCCTCCGAACACTTCGTTTTTACAACCCCTCtattgggtttggatttgatcCCAAAACTGATGACTATAAGGTGGTGAGGATTGTGAGTGCTAGCGAGAGTGAAAGCTCTAAGGTACCCAAGGTTGAGGTTTATTCGCTCGCCACTGCTCAATGGAGAGTGGTTACTGCAGTGCCTCCCACAGGTACTGCATTTGCAGACAGATGTGATCCACATGCTTTTGTCAATGGGGCTTTGCATTGTGTTGCCAGTAAAAACAATATTGACAACGAAATTCTGAATTTTATATTGGTGTTCGATTTGGGGGACGAGGTATTCCGCGAGATAGCAATGCCAAAACCTTTGGATAATCCTGAGAATTTGGTGGGTGTGTCTGTTTCAGCTTATAGGAATTCCCTTGCCTTAATTCAATGGGGGGTTTCTATTCGTTGTGTCGATATATGGGTGATGAAATGGTACGCCGTTGCATCCTCTTGGACCAAAATGTTTTCAACTTTGGCTGATCAAGGAGGCTTCTTACCAAGGCCAATAGGTTTTAAGAAGACTGGTGAGGTTTTATTGGAAATGCATAAAGGACAGTTCGTCTCACGAGACCTTGAGACCCAACAGATTAAAGATCTTAGGACTATTGGAGATAAATTTACTTTTGTTGATTCTTATGTTGAGAGTCTAGTTTTGCTCAACAAACCCAACTGTGCATTTGCATACTGA
- the LOC115954673 gene encoding F-box protein At3g07870-like, which produces MSDNLPELNESFTDDFLHNEEESVLDSLPPEILPEILVRLPTKAIIKCTSVCKTWKSLIQSPTFISDYLRHSATKNDHPLLLFRLCSENLAKAVESLRRDIVEKEVYALHWDDNKDFSEHASFDFPFHGQSINGVFRVVGTCNGLVCLADDLYRYCYNFIIWNPCIRKFVQLPRPHMRFSTHGGYDASVGFGFDSESNDYKVVRFVSLQNRGSFGKFPPEVEVYSLATGEWRILEASPPKGCVPYRDQAFVDNQEAFVNGALHWVALRRSKKKLINFVMVFDLGDEVFREIALPNPDECALSDSIWAYGNSLALIQHSNLWVMKEYANASSWTKILSLADQGVRMGIPRPLGMGASKSKARGFRKSGEVIVEMGDGQLISRDLKTEEIKDLGISGYGFTFVGSYVESLALLDNPNQRAKTTEGLAFLDEANSAITEVQEWDEKDFAMELFRQMFLMPLLSSLTQ; this is translated from the exons ATGTCAGACAACTTACCTGAACTCAACGAGTCCTTCACCGATGATTTTTTACACAACGAAGAAGAATCGGTTTTGGACTCTCTGCCTCCCGAAATCCTACCCGAAATTCTCGTTCGACTGCCTACAAAAGCCATCATCAAGTGCACCTCCGTCTGCAAGACATGGAAATCACTCATCCAAAGCCCCACCTTCATTTCCGACTATCTCCGCCACTCCGCCACCAAAAACGACCACCCCCTCCTCCTCTTCAGGCTCTGCTCCGAGAACCTCGCGAAAGCGGTGGAGAGCCTGAGACGGGACATAGTCGAAAAAGAAGTGTACGCTCTGCATTGGGATGACAACAAAGATTTCAGCGAACACGCCAGCTTCGACTTCCCCTTCCACGGCCAAAGCATCAATGGAGTGTTCCGCGTCGTGGGCACCTGTAATGGCCTGGTCTGCCTCGCCGATGATTTGTATAGGTACTGCTACAATTTCATCATCTGGAACCCGTGCATTCGAAAGTTCGTCCAACTTCCTAGACCCCATATGCGTTTCTCCACGCACGGTGGCTATGACGCATCTGTTGGGTTTGGATTCGACTCCGAATCCAATGACTACAAGGTGGTGAGGTTTGTGAGTCTTCAAAATAGAGGCTCATTTGGTAAGTTTCCGCCAGAGGTCGAGGTCTACTCACTTGCCACTGGTGAATGGAGGATTCTAGAGGCCTCGCCTCCCAAAGGTTGTGTGCCTTATCGCGACCAGGCTTTTGTCGATAACCAAGAGGCCTTTGTCAATGGGGCGCTGCATTGGGTTGCTCTGAGGAGGTCTAAGAAAAAACTTATTAACTTTGTGATGGTGTTCGATTTGGGGGACGAGGTCTTCCGCGAGATAGCACTGCCAAATCCTGATGAGTGTGCGCTGAGTGATTCTATTTGGGCATATGGGAATTCGCTTGCCTTGATTCAACATTCTAATTTATGGGTGATGAAGGAATATGCAAATGCGTCGTCTTGGACCAAAATTCTAAGTTTGGCTGATCAAGGTGTCCGAATGGGCATACCAAGGCCGTTAGGTATGGGGGCAAGCAAATCTAAGGCAAGAGGTTTTAGGAAGAGTGGTGAGGTTATTGTAGAAATGGGTGACGGGCAGCTCATTTCACGAGACCTTAAGACCGAAGAGATTAAAGATCTTGGGATTTCTGGATATGGGTTTACTTTTGTTGGTTCTTATGTTGAGAGTCTAGCTTTACTCGACAATCCCAACCAAAGAGCTAAAACAACAG AAGGTCTAGCTTTCCTCGATGAAGCCAACAGTGCAATTACTGAGGTACAAGAATGGGATGAAAAG GACTTCGCGATGGAACTTTTCCGACAAATGTTTCTGATGCCGTTATTAAGTAGTTTAACTCAGTGA